Proteins encoded by one window of Amaranthus tricolor cultivar Red isolate AtriRed21 chromosome 4, ASM2621246v1, whole genome shotgun sequence:
- the LOC130809756 gene encoding 110 kDa U5 small nuclear ribonucleoprotein component CLO, which yields MDGNLYDEFGNYIGPDIESDQDNDSDEIPSDDERQSDEEPDPSTTQAGPGNGWISTTNNVQSDEDIEMVENQVVLAEDKKYYPTAEEVYGEDVETLVEDEDELPLEQPIIKPVRTLKFELGVKDSSTYVSTQFMLGLMSNPNLVRNVALVGHLHHGKTLFMDMLVEQTHHISTFDPKNEKHMRYTDTRVDEQERRISIKSVPMSLVLEDSNSKSFLINIMDAPGHVNFSDEMSAALRLADGAVLVVDAAEGVMVNTERAIRHAIQERLPIVVVINKVDRLITELKLPPKDAYHKLRHTLEIINNHITAASSSAGNLQLIDPTAGNVCFASATAGWSFTLQSFAKLYVKLHGVPFDATKFASRLWGDIYYHPDGRTFKRKPPATGGERSFVQFILEPLYKLYSQVIGEHKKSVEATLAELGVTLPNAAYRLNVRPLLRLACSSVFGTATGFTDMIVHHIPCGKEAASRKVDHIYTGPKDSVIYQFMENCDSSGPLMVNVTKLYPKSDCSVFDAFGRVYSGVLQTGQTVRVLGEGYSPEDEEDMTEKEVTKLWVYQARYRVPISKAPPGSWVLIEGVDASIMKTATLCNVDLDEDVYIFRPLQFNTLSVVKTATEPLNPSELPKMVEGLRKISKSYPLAITKVEESGEHTILGTGELYLDSIMKDLRELYSEVEVKVADPVVSFCETVVESSSMKCFAETPNKKNKITMIAEPLERGLAEDIENGVVSIDWPRKKLGDFFQTKYDWDLLAARSIWAFGPDKQGPNILLDDTLPSEVDKNMLNAVKDSIVQGFQWGAREGPLCDEPIRNVKFKIVDARIAPEPLHRGTGQIIPTARRVAYSAFLMATPRLMEPVYYVEIQTPIDCVSAIYTVLSRRRGHVTADVPQPGTPAYIVKAFLPVIESFGFETDLRYHTQGQAFCLSVFDHWAIVPGDPLDKSIVLRPLEPAPVQHLAREFMVKTRRRKGMSEDVTINKFFDDAMVAELAQQAADLHLQMI from the exons ATGGATGGAAACTTATACGACGAATTCGGTAACTACATCGGACCTGATATCGAATCCGATCAAGACAATGACTCTGATGAAATCCCCTCCGACGACGAGCGCCAGTCCGACGAAGAACCCGACCCATCAACCACTCAAGCGGGCCCCGGCAATGGTTGGATATCTACCACAAACAATGTCCAATCCGACGAAGATATCGAAATGGTTGAAAATCAGGTTGTACTTGCTGAAGACAAGAAGTATTATCCTACTGCTGAAGAAGTTTATGGTGAAGATGTTGAAACCCTagttgaagatgaagatgaacttCCTCTTGAACAACCTATAATTAAGCCTGTTAGAACACTTAAATTTGAATTAGGGGTTAAAGATTCATCTACGTATGTTTCTACTCAGTTTATGCTTGGTCTTATGTCTAACCCTAATTTAGTACGAAATGTTGCACTTGTTGGTCATCTTCATCATGGGAAGACTCTTTTTATGGATATGCTTGTTGAACAGACTCATCATATTTCTACTTTTGATCCTAAGAATGAGAAGCATATGAG atATACGGATACAAGGGTTGACGAGCAGGAGAGGAGGATTTCTATTAAGTCAGTGCCGATGTCTCTTGTCCTTGAGGATAGCAACTCAAAGTCATTTCTGATCAATATCATGGATGCCCCTGGTCATGTGAATTTCTCCGATGAAATGAGTGCTGCTCTCAGGCTTGCTGATGGAGCTGTCCTGGTTGTTGATGCTGCTGAAGGTGTCATG GTCAATACTGAGAGGGCTATTCGCCATGCAATCCAGGAACGCCTCccaattgttgttgttatcaACAAG gtTGATAGGTTGATTACCGAGCTTAAATTGCCTCCTAAGGATGCCTACCATAAGTTGAGGCATACTCTGGAAATTATCAACAATCATATTACAGCTGCTTCCTCAAGTGCTGGTAATTTGCAGCTTATAGATCCCACAGCAGGAAACGTCTGCTTTGCCAGTGCGACAGCAGGATGGTCATTTACTTTGCAATCATTTGCAAAACTATATGTAAAACTGCATGGGGTTCCATTTGATGCTACTAAGTTTGCTTCTCGTCTTTGGGGTGACATTTACTACCATCCTGACGGCAGAACTTTTAAGAGAAAACCTCCGGCAACTGGAGGGGAAAGATCTTTTGTTCAGTTTATTTTAGAACCCCTGTATAAATTATATAGTCAAGTTATAGGAGAGCATAAAAAGAGTGTAGAGGCTACACTAGCAGAACTTGGTGTTACACTTCCAAATGCTGCATACAGGTTGAATGTTCGTCCATTGCTAAGACTTGCCTGTAGCTCAGTTTTTGGTACAGCTACAGGCTTCACTGATATGATCGTTCATCACATTCCCTGTGGCAAAGAAGCTGCTTCAAGAAAGGTTGACCACATATACACTGGTCCAAAAGACTCTGTGATTTACCAGTTCATGGAAAATTGTGATTCGTCGGGGCCGCTTATGGTAAATGTCACCAAACTCTATCCGAAATCAGATTGCAGTGTTTTTGATGCCTTTGGAAGAGTGTACAGTGGTGTGCTCCAAACTGGGCAGACTGTTCGTGTGCTGGGAGAAGGGTACTCACCTGAGGATGAAGAAGATATGACTGAGAAAGAGGTAACAAAGCTGTGGGTTTACCAAGCTCGTTACAGGGTACCTATAAGCAAGGCACCCCCTGGTTCATGGGTTCTCATTGAAGGTGTAGATGCCTCTATCATGAAGACTGCAACACTATGTAATGTTGATTTGGACGAGGATGTCTACATATTCCGTCCTCTTCAGTTTAATACACTTTCAGTGGTGAAAACTGCTACGGAGCCTCTTAATCCTAGTGAACTACCAAAAATGGTGGAGGGTCTGAGAAAAATCAGCAAAAGCTACCCTCTTGCTATTACCAAAGTAGAGGAATCTGGGGAGCATACTATTTTGGGCACAGGGGAGTTGTACCTTGATTCTATCATGAAGGACTTAAGGGAGCTTTATTCTGAAGTAGAAGTGAAG GTTGCAGATCCAGTTGTCTCGTTCTGTGAAACAGTGGTAGAATCATCATCAATGAAGTGTTTTGCAGAGACTCCAAATAAGAAGAACAAGATTACTATG ATTGCGGAGCCATTGGAGAGAGGTCTTGCGGAGGATATCGAGAATGGTGTTGTGAGCATTGATTGGCCTCGAAAGAAACTGGGAGACTTTTTTCAAACGAAGTATGACTGGGATTTGTTGGCTGCACGTTCTATATGGGCTTTTGGTCCAGATAAGCAG GGTCCTAACATTCTATTAGATGACACACTTCCTAGTGAAGTTGACAAAAACATGTTGAATGCTGTGAAGGATTCGATTGTTCAAGG CTTCCAATGGGGTGCTCGAGAAGGCCCTCTCTGCGATGAACCAATCCGAAATGTTAAATTCAAGATAGTTGATGCTAGGATTGCTCCAGAGCCTTTACATCGGGGCACTGGACAAATCATCCCCACTGCTCGTCGTGTGGCTTATTCAGCTTTTCTTATGGCGACCCCTCGTCTAATGGAGCCAGTTTATTATGTGGAG ATACAAACGCCAATAGATTGTGTTTCTGCAATCTACACGGTTTTGTCTCGTCGACGTGGCCATGTGACTGCTGATGTTCCCCAACCAGGAACCCCTGCTTATATTGTGAAG GCATTTTTACCCGTGATAGAATCATTTGGGTTCGAGACAGATTTAAGATATCATACACAAGGTCAAGCTTTCTGCCTCTCGGTGTTTGACCACTGGGCCATCGTCCCTGGAGATCCGCTTGACAAAAGCATAGTTCTACGCCCTCTTGAGCCTGCCCCAGTACAGCACCTTGCACGAGAGTTCATGGTCAAAACAAGGCGTAGAAAG GGTATGAGCGAGGATGTGACGATCAACAAATTCTTTGATGATGCCATGGTTGCAGAGTTGGCTCAACAGGCCGCCGATCTTCATCTGCAGATGATATGA